A stretch of DNA from Candidatus Bathyarchaeota archaeon:
GGCTCTCATTCCGTGGGCTACTCCGTATACGGCCATGGAGAAGACTAGAAGGTAAACATTGTCTGTTTCTGAGATTGTTAGGAATGCTATTGTTAGAAGTGTGAAGGCTAAGATAATGGGCCATTTGCATCCAACTCTGTCAGCCAATTTTCCAGATGGGATGCGAGATAGCATGTTAGTGATTCCTTTGATTCCGAAGAAGAGGGCGATGAGGGATGAGGTTAGAAAGAGGTTTTTTTCGGCATGTACTGCGAAGAGAGTGATGAAGAAAGCATTTGCGAAGGAGAAGGTGAGTCGAAGATAGCTTAGAACTAGCATGTTTCGGGAAGAAAAGATAGCCTTTAGTGATCCTAGAAGACTTGTTTCTTCATGAGTGGATACGTAGGAACTCTCGCGACGGACTAGTAGGAGAGGCACTAACCCTATTAGAGGAATGACTGAAGCTAATTGAAACAATTGTGAGTAGTTCACGTAGTTCACAAGGAAGATGCATAAGAAGGGGCCGAAAGTGGCGGCTACTCCGATAGATGTTAGAAATGTTCCCATGGTGGTTCCTCGTTTGTTTGGTGGTGCTAGATCTTGCGCTATTGCAAGGGCTGTGGGAGCGAAGGCTGCCAGGATGAGGGCGTGAAAGATTCGTATAGGATAGAACCATGTGTAATTTGGGGCGATTGAATAGAGTAATAAACTGATTGTTTGGCCTATGGCGACTACTGGGATGATTGGCCATCTTCCTATGCGCTCGGCTAGCATGCCTAACGGGATTTTAGCTGCTATGGCTACGAATGATAGGAGACTAATTATTATTCCCAGTTCGAGGGTTGTCGCGCCTTTTTGTATGATGTATAGTGACAGGATGGGCTGTGTTGTTTGGGTGGCGAGAAAGAGAGTTATGGATGTTGCTGTTAGGACGTAGAATTCCTTTGGGAGTTTGGCTGTGGTGGTGAATGCCTTCATCCCCTTCTGATCGTCGATTGTTATCGTGCATGCATGATTACTTCAGGAGGCTTTAGCGATCTACCTTTTACTTTCTTTTGATTGAACTTGATGATGTGATCTGAATAGACGATACCGGGACAGTCGTGGCCAACCAGTCTTGGCATATCTCAATTTATCTGGGTTTTTCCTCAGCCAATTCATCATGTGGAAGAAGCTCTTTGCTCTCTTCTTGTCTCTCGCCCTCAGTGGGTTGTAGCCTAGGTTTCTTATTTCATCAAGGTACGCAGTTTCCGTGAGATATTGTGGTTCCCCTGTAACTTTTACTCTGAAAATTCGGTTATTGCCATACTTCCTTGTCAAATCCTTGACAGCTTCGTCGAAGATGTAACCTCTGCAGATGTGTATTGGTTCATCTGGCTTCAGTTTGAGTTTGCCCAATAGTCTGAAAACGGCCTTTGAAGCTTGTTTCAGATACTCTTTTCGATTGAATCGTGGAGGTCTAAAATACTTCACATCTAAGATTTCATATCTAAATTCTTGAGTCCTACTGCGAAAAGCTCCTATGACCACACCGAAAAGGAGGTCTCCGACACCAGCATCATCGATGATTATTGTCATTTAGTATTGCCTCTGCACGAGCGGTTTCTACGAGTTTGCCAAGCACGCACTGCAAATATGATTCCTAGGCATTATCTCACTTTCAGTTCCATACAATAGTAGTTGATGGTGCACTGTCTGCCTATTATTAATAACGGTAGAACACATAGAAGAAGAAAAGATAACGAAACAGTGTGAACGAAGAATAGATGTTAGTATGCGCATGCAAACCAGAACAAGACATCATATATTTGCGCAGATACGAATAACCTGCATGGATGCACTTATATAGCATGTATATCTGTTATGCTTGTGGACATAATCTTTATACGTCTCTTTTAAGCCCAATTATGCATTAGGTGTGCATGTATGTTCACTACGAATTTGAATATACATAAAATGTTTCATCCAAGGATTTCGAAAAGATTGTGCCGAGAGTGCAAGGCAAGGATAAACGGCGTGAGGTTTCACTGTGCAAAATGCAGCGAATGGTATTGTCTTGACTGTAGAATTGATTTTGGTAAGTGTCCAGAGTGCGGAGGCAAGTTAGAATAAAAGGGGGTTAGAGTGAAATGACAATTAATGCACGCGCGTGTACGATGAAAGTTTAAGTCACCTGCAACAAATGAGATATTATGAACATGCAGATAGTAGATGCAGATAAAAACGATGTCG
This window harbors:
- a CDS encoding MFS transporter, with the translated sequence MKAFTTTAKLPKEFYVLTATSITLFLATQTTQPILSLYIIQKGATTLELGIIISLLSFVAIAAKIPLGMLAERIGRWPIIPVVAIGQTISLLLYSIAPNYTWFYPIRIFHALILAAFAPTALAIAQDLAPPNKRGTTMGTFLTSIGVAATFGPFLCIFLVNYVNYSQLFQLASVIPLIGLVPLLLVRRESSYVSTHEETSLLGSLKAIFSSRNMLVLSYLRLTFSFANAFFITLFAVHAEKNLFLTSSLIALFFGIKGITNMLSRIPSGKLADRVGCKWPIILAFTLLTIAFLTISETDNVYLLVFSMAVYGVAHGMRAVTEWSMLGECAPSEAGNVATAYLSTMFNVGAALGAVVAGALSIIFNIQIIFKLASVIIFSGVFAVNLIKKSQTSTITKCTHRQ